The Rosa rugosa chromosome 3, drRosRugo1.1, whole genome shotgun sequence sequence ATATTTACTTTCTTTGGTTCTTATTTCTCTGTCTGCATAGTAGCAAGGTTGAAAGGTAGTAGTGTGTTTGATCGGAGTCCATGATAACAAGGTTATGCACTAAATCCAGGGTGTTCATTAGGATTTTGTGATACCTATCAGGATTTTAGAGTATGGAATTGCTGTTGTTTATCTTCAATTTTGTGTAGTGTTAATACCTGCTAGATTTTCTTTTAGCAATTTCTGGTCAGTAAATTAAGCTTTGAAAAATGATTTTGTCTTGCAGGTTGATCTTTGTGGTCATGCTACATTAGCAGCTGCATCTACCCTATTTAAGTCTGGTTTGGTAAATTCCAACATTATTGAGTTTTCCACATTATCTGGAATTTTAACAGCTAAAAAGGTTCCAGATGATATTAAGGTATCCAGTGGTTCAACTATTCCAAATGGTGAAACACGTACAAGACTCCTACTTTATTGAATTGAATTTTCCAGCTGATCCATCAAATGAATTCAATTCTGCTGATGCTTCGTTAATATCCAATGCCTTGGATGGTGCTTCAGTCATTGATATAAGGAGGACAACTGTCACAGATGAATCTTTCTCAAATCGTTAGTTGGAATATGCTTCccaatccttttatttctcaAGGTGCTTCTTAGAGGGAGAAATTTGTTCATTTTATTTAGCTTTTGGCTTATTTGGAGTCTACCATGTACTCTTACATGAAACTTAATTGTTACATTTTCCAAGGTTCTGCTTCCATCAGGAAAAGCTGTTGTAGATTTACAGCCACAGTATGATGAAATCAAAACGTGTCCAGGAACAAGGGGAGTAATTGTTACAGCGGTTGCTCCTCCGGAGTCTGGATATGATTTTTACAGTAGATTCTTCTGTCCTACACACGGCATCGATGAGGTATGAAGCTTGCACGAACCATATATGGAACTATATATGGATGTGCATAACCTACTTTGTCCCTTGTCCTGTGCCTTTTGCAGCTTGGTATTTAGTATTTACCAGTTTCATTTACGTTGATCGCAAGGATTAAACTGAAATGAAAATGATTTCAGAATTGAAACTGAAATAAATGTCgacattgttgttgttgttgttgtctaTCAGGATCCTGTTTGTGGGAGTGCACATTGCGCCTTAGCATCATACTGGTGCAACAAGCTGGGAAAGTGTGATCTTGTTGCATATGCGGTACTCTCTTTTTCATGCACGCTTTTCTCATAGCTCTATTTGTTCACTTCAGTATGTTGATATGCTATCATTGTTTACATCCAGGCATCACCTAGAGGGGGAACAATAAACATTCATCTGGATGAGCAGAATCAAAGGGTGCTGCTGCGAGGGAAAGCCGTGACTGTGATGGAAGGAACTGTTTTAGTTTAGTACTGGCCGGGGTGAATTTACAAACAATTAAAATGAATAACTTGTATGATGGGAATGCACTTTAAATTTGAATGAAGGTCTGAAATTGAGCCAGCTCGTTTATGTCTGATACTCTGATATACAGCATTCAATTATATGACCATAATGCACTTTGCACCTAGTGTATATCTTCTGAACTTGCACAATTTGCATGGCCGACTAATCATTTGTCGGCAAAagagatttatttatttattattttattttttttatctttgacATCATTGCCGACTAATGAGATTTGTTGGCGAAAGTGATTTTAATCTTTGAGACCATTGCCAAACATATTTTTGTCGCCGAAACTGtttattttttagactattGCTGACGAATTTTCGTCACAagtgaaaaaaaattatcttttaTCTTTTAACTCTAACCTTAATACGATCTTTGTTTGTTTTAACTCCAACGTCAATTTCCCTTTTAAGAGTGAAACGGCTTGTTCCACAGAAAGTCGGAAAGACCTTACTCCTTGGCTTCTCCAGGTCATTGATGAATTGCCTGTAAAACGTTGTGAACGTTTTAGTTGTTGTCAATGTCATGCACTGAAATAGCAACTTGACCAAACCACACATGCAGATCGAGCATTCCGAGCAATGAAAACTTATCCCAACATAGAAATTTGGACTAGCCGCCAGTTTCTCTTAGACTCTTATATATTTAGTCTCTCTTAGACTCTTTGCTGCATTTCATCTATGGCGAAGAAACCTGTGAAATACTCTCTGGTACgtactcttctctctcttcttcttcacctctCTTAGAAATACTAACACTATATATGTCCTGTGTAAAACTGAACCAACTGTATGAATGATTGAACAGCTAGGTGGATGAATAGTTTCTAGCATGTGTTCATGAGTACCCTGTAAGCAAACTAACATTGCTTATGGAACAAGACATTGTTTAGAACTTGTGTTCTGCATATATACTTCATAATACTTcatatatgtaattaatctaagttTAGACTATAGTATAAGCTTATGATGTATTTCATATTAAGACAAGCTTATCTGTTatttaaatttaaatcaagTTGCAGTTGAAAGAGCAGTTGAGGTTTGATAAGCAGTTAAGGTATTGCAGCAGTTTCTTTATGGATGAAACTGATTTGCAAAGTTGCTATAAATATGTCAGATCAGTCCCTTCTGATGCACGTGTGGTTCTTGTTTTAGTCCCATATACTAAGAGAACATATGGGTGAAATCAGGAGAAGGCTATCATTGACAGTGGGAGTGCATCAAGTAAGTTTTCTGGGTTCATGTTCTTATGTTCTTGTTTTCTGCAGGTTCAggattgatatgttgttttcAATCCCTATTTCATACTTACATTCAGTGTGTTAGAGTTTGAATGGAAATCAGTTTCCATTGAAGAGGATTAGATCTGTCTCAAAGGGATCCGTTaaggattttcttcctcactcggatccatctcaaggggatattacctctccaagatctGTCTAGAGGAGATTTCACCTCACTTGAATCTTCCTCAAGGAGATTTCTTCTCACTTGGATTTAACTCAAGGAGATTTCCAAACACTGTTGGAACAGAATTCAGTTTTTGAATATACATGATTTGATCTAGTATAGGTTCTAAATTATGTGTTTGTGATTGCTTAAGCATACTGTTTCTAACATACCCTGTTATTTTTGCTTAGTTAGCTCTCTCTCATATTGGCATATGTTCATGAGCACCATGTTATTTATGGACAAAATAAGAACCATATGCAAGTTTCCTCTATTGTTTGTGCCGTTTCAGAATCAAAACTAGCATTGCACTTCATTGAGAGCCAAACTATAGTTATGCATAACCTGAGTGAAAGACTATGTCGAACAGAGGAACTTAGAGCTCACCATAGAATTAGTCATGGGTTGGTAGTGTGGCTGAAGTGGGTTCGTTTGCAATTAGTTGATTCAAAATCTCCACTCAATAAATGAATACTAAAAAATATTCTCACTGGAATTTAGCCATTTCCTTTACATCTCTGAGTCACCAAACCAGTATTTTATTTTGGTACCAAAAAGTCTAGCTTCTAATCTACTGGTCAATTAGAGAAAAAGGAAACTTTGGAAAAGGTACTATGAGGCGGCGATAAAATATAGAAATTTGGACAGCCGCCGGTAGGCCTCAACTTTTTTCTGTCTATTAAGAGTCTTATCCACCAGCAAACAGTGTGCTGCTGCTGCATAACCATTTTCCATGGCAAAGAAACCGGTGAAATACTCTGTGGTACTCtatttatctctctctcttgggTACCTTTTGTGTCTGTCACTGTGTGTATGAATTATAAGTGGCAAGTTACTACATGAAAGAGTTGAGTATTGAAATGTCCTTAAACAGGTGGATGCTTTCACCGACTCAGCTTTCAAGGGGAATCCAGCAGCAGTTTGCTTGCTAGAGGAAGACAGAGATGATCAATGGATGCAAGCTCTGGCCGTGGAGTTCAATCTCTCTCAGACATGTTACTTGACTCGCCTCAATGGCTCGGACCACTCGCCTTCTTTGACTTCCACACCAAGGTTCAAAATCAGATGGTTTACTCCTGTTGCAGAGGTCTGAGCTCACCTCTATTTACTACTTCCCTTCATAAAGTAAAAATGATCCATAAGTTCTCTGGGAGTTTCTAGCTTTTATCCGGATCCATGTAATTTTTATCATCGGTTGAAAAAACTTGATCTTCAACAAGAACTTTGTGAAAATGATTCCTTTTGATATTTGGCAGTTGAGTATTTGATGTGACAATTAACTTATACTGATATATAGAATTCTTGTTAAGCTTGGTATAAATACTTAAAATAGTTTCCTTTTGCAGGTTAAGCTTTGTGGTCATGCAACATTAGCGGCTGCTTATACCCTGTTTATGTCTGGTGTGATTGATTCCGACGTTATTGAGTTTTCGACCTTGTCTGGAATTCTAACAGCTAAAAAGGTTGTAGATCATGTTAAGGCAGCCAACGGTTCACATTTAAAAAATGGTGAAGCACAAGATAACTATTTTATTGAACTGAATTTTCCTGCTGACCCATCTTCTGAATTCAATTCTGCTGAGGTTTCGTTTATTTCCAACGCCTTGGGGGGTGCTCCTGTGGTTGAAATAATGAGGACAGTTGCAGCAGATAATCTACTTGTAAATCCTGCATTCCCTTTTCTTGATGTGATATTCATATTTTCCTTTTTGATAAACAATGGCATGAATGATTAGGCTGTTACGATATGCATCACTATTTGAATATGTTTTCCAAATTCCAATATTGTGTTTCTAAGTACGTACTGCGGAGTTTAGCATGTGCTAATTCATTGAGACTTGTTACATTTTCCAGGTGGTGCTTCCATCTGGAAAGACTGTTGCAGATTTGTTGCCACAGTTAGATGCAATTGAAAAATGTCCAGGTACTGGAGTGATTGTAACAGGAGTTGCTCCTCCAGAGTCTGGATTTGATTTTATCAGTAGATTCTTCTGCCCGAAATTGGGGATCAATGAGGTAAGGATGCTAGCAGGTTTCTTTCTAGCTAGTACAATAGTACTGCCTGATATCTTCGGGAACCAAATTTTTTGTTCCACTTTGAAGTTTCTATCATCTATGCTCAACTCCATTTAAGAAC is a genomic window containing:
- the LOC133741516 gene encoding uncharacterized protein LOC133741516, coding for MAKKPVKYSVVDAFTDSAFKGNPAAVCLLEEDRDDQWMQALAVEFNLSQTCYLTRLNGSDHSPSLTSTPRFKIRWFTPVAEVKLCGHATLAAAYTLFMSGVIDSDVIEFSTLSGILTAKKVVDHVKAANGSHLKNGEAQDNYFIELNFPADPSSEFNSAEVSFISNALGGAPVVEIMRTVAADNLLVVLPSGKTVADLLPQLDAIEKCPGTGVIVTGVAPPESGFDFISRFFCPKLGINEDPVCGSAHCGLAPYWCKKLGKCDVVAYQASPRGGTLYIHLDEKNQRVLLRGKAVTVMEGTVLV